A window of Candidatus Nitrosotenuis uzonensis genomic DNA:
AAGTACATCAGGAGAAATTTATCATAGATGGCTGCAGAAAGATAAATTTGGAAGTCCAGGTGGCAAGGCTACAGTCCCCCATACCAGAGTTTTCCAGTTCAAAAATTGAAAAAGAGTACGGCGAGGCAATCCACGGGTTGTAGTCATTCCAGAACAAAATATCTGTAAACAATCAGTGCCAAAAGTGCCAAGCCTAGGTATATCATCACGCGGCGGCTCATCCAGCTTGTAATGCCTTTATAGCTTGGATCAAAAGGATTGAATTTTACCATGCAGATACTGTTCTAGCGATCCTTTTTAGTGCTTCCAACCGCAATCAGATGATTTTAACTCCGTTCCAAAACGCCACATAGTTTTTGATCTGCTTTGCTGCGTCAGTTGGCTCCTCATAGTACCAAGCACAATCCTTGTTAGTCCTATCTGCAACCTGAACAGAGTAATAACTTGCAACCCCCTTCCAACCACATATTGTCTTTGTCTCTGATTTTTTGAAAAACTCTGGTTTTATCGAATCGGGCGGAAAGTAGTGATTGCCTTCAACTACTATTGTCTTCTCACTTTCTGCCAGTACAACACCATTCCAAATTGCCTTCATTTTTTCAGTTCCTTTGAGAACAATGCTAGGGCAAAATAGTCTTGCTTGTCAGTCCAGATGCTCTTTATTTCAAATCCAGCCTTCTTGGCCATAGTTCGTATCTGAGATATAGTGTATTTGTATGAATATTCAGTACAGATCCTCTCTCCTGCTCTAAAGTTGATTGTCATTCCAATATCTTGTATGCTTACTTGCTGTTCTGCTTTTGATTCTAGATACATCTCTATTCTTTTTGCTTGCAAGTTATAGATAGCCACGTGCTCAAATGAGTCGATATCAAAGTTTCCACCAAGCTCGTCATTTATTCTGCATAGTAGGTTAAGATTGAATTGTCTTGTGATGCCCTCAGAATCATTGTACGCGCGCTCAAGTATTTCTTTGTTTTTTACTAAATCTATTCCAAGAAGGAAAAGATCTCCTTTATTCATAGCGAGGTTGACTTTTTTGAGGAATTCTGTGGCTTCAGCATGATCAAAGTTTCCTATGCTAGACCCAAAAAACACTATGAGTTTTTTTCCAGAAATGTCCCTGATGTAATCAAGCCCATTCTCATATTGGTCGACTATGCCAGTTATGTGTAGATTATCAAATTCATCTTGTAACCTCTGACTACTTTCCCTTACGATGTCGGAGATATCAATTGGATAGTATTCTATTCTTTGATGAAGTAAAGAAAGAGTCTCAAAAATATGTCTTGTCTTTGTTGCAGCACCACTTCCCAGCTCTACTACCATGTTATGTCCGTCAAGGTGCTCCAGAAGGTCTTTGTTGATTTCAGACAGAATCTGCATCTCTTTTTTTGTCAAATAGTATTCTGGAAGATCACATATTTTATCAAATAGGTATGAACCGTTCTTATCGTAAAAGTACTTTGAATGGATAAACTTGTTTTTCCTGCTCAGACCGTAGGCAATATCTGCGCTGAAATCATTAGAGTGCAAAGTGTTCGACTTTACAATAAAGCAGTTCGGCGCAAGTTGAACCTTGGTGTATTTGTTTTGTATTTTTGATCTCATAAGCTATTTTTATGGAAATATTCCCATTCCGTGTTTTAAAAATCTTCTATAAGTCCAAATCAGATCTGATGGAAACACATGAATATTAAAAACAAGTTTCAGTATCATGCTTGCCACGTACTCTATTGTAGACAAATTCAAGTCGCTGAGAGCAACCACGCTGCAAATCGTATGCCCACTAGAAAAAGATGACTATACGGTACAAACTGCTCCGTATGTAAGCCCACCAAAGTGGCATCTTGGGCATGTCAGTTGGCTCTTTGAGAAGATTTTAGAGCAAATAGACAAGGATTACAAGATCCATGACGTGACATTCTCAAAATATCTGAATTCTTATTATAATAAATTTGGAGAGCAACATGATAAGGCAAGCAGGGGGGCTGTCTCAAGGCCAACTACAGAGCAAATACAAAGATATTATGATCTCATCACGCAAAAAATTATCACATTTCTAAATACGGTGCATCTTGATGCCTCAACTGAAAAGATAATCGAGCTTGGAATACACCATGAATACCAGCACCAAGAGCTTTTAGTGTACGATTTGCAGCATATTTTGGCTGAAAAATACAACCCTAAGATAAGAAATCGACGTGATGATGTTCTGTCGGTAAAACAAAAACAGATCCATATAGAGGGAGGCATCTACAATCTTGGATATTCTGGCAAAGAATTCTGTTACGATATTGAGCTTCCAGAGCACAAAGTCTACCTAAATGAGTACAAAATAGATGCCTTTCCTGTAACTGCAGGACAGTACATGGAGTTTATCGAGTCAGGAGGGTATGATGACCACAGATACTGGCTCTCGGACGGCTGGAATGCAGTACGAAAAAATGGATGGACTGCTCCAATGTACTGGTACAAACAAGACGGCAAGTGGCACATCAACGACTTTCTTGGCTCTCGCATTGTAGACCCATCAGAGCCAGTATGTCATGTTAGCTATTACGAGGCTGACGCCTACTGCAAATGGGCTCAAAGGCGCCTTCCGACAGAGGCAGAGTGGGAAAAGGCAGCTTGCTGGAATGAAGAAAGGCAGATCAAAACTGTGTTCCCATGGGGCGATGACTCTCCTTCTGGGAATCATGCAAACCTGCTAGAATCATACTTGTGGGGCCCGTCCAAAATAGGTTCATTCCCACAAGGTGCAAGTCACTATGGGTGCCATCAGATGATAGGCGATGTTTGGGAGTGGACATCATCCGAGTTTGTTGGATACCCGGGGTTCAAGTCAGGATTTTCCGAATATAATGATAAATGGTTTACCAATCAAAAAGTGCTCAGAGGTGGATCCTTTGCAACTCCAAGAGATTCCATTCGTGCAAGTTATAGAAACTTTTTCAGACTAGATGAGAGATGGCTCTTCTCAGGATTTAGGTGCGCAGATGACGTCTAGGATACAGGTATTGTGATAGTTATTCTGTCGCCGTTTTTGAGTCCTGTCTTTTTACGTATGTCAAACTCGGATATTAGCTCAGCCACGGAAAGATCATGATGCGTCCTCTCAAGAAATATCAGGTTGCATGGAATCTTGCCGTTCAAAGTGCATGAGTAACATCTAACCCAGCCATATGTACGCTTTCCGTCAGAGAACCCGTCGATCTGCTTTCCAGGCATGTTGTTCACCTGGCGCAGGGATTCAATGTGCTCTTTTTTTTCAATTTTGATATTTAGCGTACCCGGAAATGGTACATATCCTATCTTTGTTTTGAATTGTTTTGTGTATCCTTTTAGCGACATATAGTATGCTCCTTCACCCATCCCCGAAACCAATATGCCGCCAATTTCAATCTCAGATGGACTTGACTCAAGGCTGTTTTTTATCAGATTGTACATGTCTGCAATCTGGTCATAACCTTTCTTGGTCAGCTTTACAGATATCTTCCTGCCAGACATCATTCTCTGTATTAACCCACCCTCTTCTAGTTCTAAAAGATGCTTTGATGCTGCCTGTTGAGATTTGTGAATATTCTTTCCAAGAGACGAAGTTGTAATTGAAATAAAATTGTGTTTGGCTCCTTTTGATAGGAGCTCAGTTAACGTTATCAGATGTTGGATTTTCAGCTCAGACATTTGGCCTACGCGACGCCAAGTTCAGTGAAGGTCTTGAGTGAGATTCCATCCTTGTTTGTCAAGTTGGCAATTCTGTGTCCTATTATGCACTCAATTCCCGCCTGTTTTGCGCCATCTACCAATCTCTGAGTCACTATCCCATCTAGAATCAAGTACTTTATTCCAGATTGCACCGAAAGTTTTGAGACCAGTTCGCTGATTGGGACCTTGAAGACTTCTTTCTTGTTTGCGTCAAGTCCTATTGCTTCCAGAGTCTCATTGACCTGAGAAAATGTCTTTTCTGCAATCTCTGCCATCGGCTTGTCGTTTGGATCAGACAGTGACGGCTTTGGTTTTGGATTGTTCATTTCCTCGATTGTGTTTTTGAGAATGTCAGTGATTTGCTGAGGTGTCAGCTCTTCAACTTCCACTCCTTCCGGTGCCCTGTGAATTACGTCAATATCTACTACACTTTTTAGCTCCTTGAGGATGAACCCGCCTGCTCTGTCCCCGTCCAAGAATGCAACTACTTTTTCTTTTGTGTCGCATAGATCCTTGATTGACTCATCAATACGCGCTCCATCAATTGCAAGTGCGTTATCGATTCCAGCACGCAATAGATTGATTACGTCTGCGCGACCCTCAACCAGGATTATCCATGGCGAGTCAAAAACACCTGCACCGCATGGGAGTTTTCCTCTTCCATATGTGGTAAGCTTGCCTGACACGGATGTTCCAGCATGTATGTCCTTGAGCATCGTTTCCCCTTCTGAGATTGTCTTTGTTGCCCACTGCTGCTTGATCTCCTTGGCTCTTTTTATGATATCGTCTTTTTTTGTAGCACGTACATCTTCGATTGCCGTAAGTCTGAATTTGCAGTCAAATGGGCCTACTTTGTCAATACTCTCTATCGCAGCTGCGATAAGAGATGCAGTGTCAACGTCGGTGCTCATTGGAATTAGGGCATCACCCGTTGTCGTGTTTGTAGTAGAATTTGTCGTTACCTCGATTCTGCCAACCTTTGAGACTCGTTGCAGTTCGTTTAGGTTCATCTCCGGTCCTAAGAGTCCTTCCGTCTGACCGAAAATTGCACCTATTATGTCTGCACGTTCAACAAGTCCATCAACTTCAAAGGATAGCTTAACGTGATATTTGACAATTCCTCCTTGTGGCAACTGTTAGTATACCTCCTAAAATTCAATGAATATCATTTTTGAATCGCAGATATAAGTGCTTATCCGAATTCCAAATCTAGCTTGTATAGCACATGCTAGGAACAAATTAAAAATTAAAAAGTATTGGCTTATTCTGTGCTAAAGGAGTGACCGCAAGAGCACGATTTTGTTACGTTCGGATTGTTTATCTTAAATCCTGAACCCATTAGGCTCTCAATGTAGTCGATGTTTGCTCCTTTGAGATGTTCCTGACTGTAGCTGTCAACTAGAAGCTTTACTCCAGCCTCTTCGATGATAGTGTCGTCTTCTTCAGGCTTGGTCTCAAATCCCATTCCGTAGGAAAGGCCTGAGCATCCTCCGCCTTGAACATAGACTCGCAGGTATTCTGGCTTTTCTGCCTCCTCTTTCATGAATGAGAGGATCATCTCTGCTGCCTTTGGCGTCACTGTGATTAGTTTCTGTGTTTGTTCAGTTGCCATGAACCTGTTTGGCGCTCCAAATTATAATAATCTTTTCACACAAAATCGACTAGGAATAAAAAGGAAAAGTTAGGTGTAGCTTATTTTTTTGATTTGTTGACAAAGGCAGTCATGCGAGCTTCTCTGTCAGGATCGGTAAAGCAGTTTCTCCAAGCTAAGAGTTCAACTCCAAGGCCGGTTTCTAGATCTGCATTTCTTCCTCTGTTGATTGCAACCTTGGACATTTTTACTCCGAGTACAGAGTTTGCCGCAATCTGCTGTGCCAGTTTGTTTGCCTCTTCCATCAGCGATGCAAGCGGTACTATGCTGTTTACAAGTCCAATTTCTTTTGCTTCATCTGCCTTGATCATCTTTCCGGTGTAGACAAGCTCCTTTGCTTTTGCAATTCCTACTATACGCATCAGTCTCTGTGTTCCACCCCATCCCGGTGGAATTCCGATTGTGACTTCTGGCTGGCCAAGCTTTGCTGTGTCTGCTGCAATTCTTATATCGCAAGACATGGCAAGCTCACATCCTCCGCCGAGCGCAAACCCGTTAACTGCTGCAATCGTAGGTTTTGAAACCTCTTCTACAGTGGCAGTCAGAAGCTGTCCAAGCTTGGCATACTCTACTGACTGGTCAGGTGTTATCTTTGACATGTATTCAATGTCAGCACCAGCTGAGAATGCTTTGTCGCCTTCACCAGTAAGTATTATCACCTTGGTTTCGGCATCTTGGTCTAGCTCTTTGAAGACACTGATTATCTCCCTTGCAACATCCATGTTCATTGCATTGAGTTTGTCAGGTCTGTTGATTTTTACAGTGGCAACTCCATTAGACTTTGATGTTGTAACTAAAGCCATTACTTGATTCCTTTTTTTGCTTGAAATAAATGTTAGGAGTTCTTGCCCCACTGAGCAAGTGCGGCCGCTGCCGCAACCCAATTTCTGATATCATCATATACAGGAACGCCCTGTTTTTCAATCAACGCAGATACCTTTTGTGTGTATGGTCCTCCGTTTCCACCTACCAAAATAGGCTTTTTTCTCTGCCTTGAGAACTCGCCAAGATAGTCTATTATTGTCTCCTCCAGCGGGTCGTCTTGGAAAACGAACCACGGCATTACTATATCGATGTTGGGATCGTCCATGAATTTTTGTATTGTATACCTATAATCGTCTGCGTTTGCGCCTCCGGTTACATCTACTGGATTTCCTTTTCCTATCACATAGGTTGGTGGAAAGTGCTCCTTTAGCTCCTTGAGCGTCTTTGGTGTTACCTTGCCAAGTTCGAGTCCGAGTCTCTCAAAGTGATCTATTCCACCGATCATTGGACCTGCTCCGTTACTACACATTGCCGCTCTATTGCCTTTTGCTGGAGGTTGCCAGGCAAGAGCCTTTGTTACTGCTGCAAGCTCCTGGTAGCTGTCAACTGAAATTATTCCTGCTTGCTTGAAAGCCCCCATTATTATTGCGTTAGAGCCGCCAAGTGAGCCGGTATGAGATGCAGCCTGTTTTGCGCCTGCCTCTGTCCTTCCGCTCTTCCATATCACCACGGGTTTTTTCTTTTCCTTCATGACACGCTTGGCAGTGTTGATGAATTTGCGTCCGTCCCCAAAGCCTTCCACGTATAATGCAATTACCTTTGTTTGCGGATCGTTTGCAAGGTACCAAATCATGTCTGCTTCATCAACGTCCGAACGGTTTCCATAGCTGACCATCTTTGAGAGTCCAAATGAATCGGCGGTTTCAAGGAAGCTGATTCCCATAGTGCCAGACTGGGACAAAAGTGCAACATTTCCAAGCTTTGCCCTCACCATTCTTTCCTGGCCCTGAAACGCGCAGTCAAGTCTGTTAGCTGCGTTAAACATTCCTATGCAGTTAGGGCCAATGATCCTGATCTTGTGCTTTAATGCAAGCGACTTTATTTGAGATTCATAGTCCGCTCTCTCGCCTCCAAGTTCCTTTCCTCCACCAGACACTATCACCACATTGTGAACTCCCTTCTTTGCGCATGCTTCAAGTACAGGCGGAGTTACGGATAGGTCTACACAGACAACTACTAGATCTATCTTATCGTTGATTGCCTCAAGTGAGGGATAGCATTTGAGCCCCAGAATCTCCTCTGCCTTTGGATTAATTGGATATACCTTGCCTTTGTAGTCGTGCTTTGCGAGGCTGTCAAGTACAGAATTACCTACCTTTCCAGGCGTAGCTGATGCGCCAACCAGTGCGACGGATTGGGGGGTAAAGAATGTCTCCATGAAAGAGTCATCCGGCTTTGCCTTAGATATTGCGTTCTTGTTTATCTCTTTTGCAAGTATTATCTTTGCATCGACTACAAAGTATGACTTGGGGTAGACTACCACCGGGTTAAAGTCTATACTGTTGATGTATTTTGCATTGTCCACTCCAAGCTTGCCAATCTGAACAAGTGCTTTTGCAAGCATGTTCATATCCACTGGCTCGCTGCCTCTAAAGCCTTTGAATATCTTTGATGATTTTAATTCATTTAACATTGATTTTGCGTCTGCGGTTGTAATTGGTAGCATCCTGAATGCTACATCCTTGAACACTTCGGTCATTACACCTCCCAGTCCTACCATCATCACTGGGCCAAACTGTGGGTCAACTTGCAGACCTACTATAAGCTCGATTCCTTTTGGAACCATCTTTTCCAAAAGAACTCCTTTTACCTCGACTCCTTTTTTCTTTGAGAGTCTTCCATACATGTCGTTAAATGTTTTTTTCACATCAGCATCATTATCGAGCCCGACCTTTACACCGCCTACGTCCGTCTTGTGCAGAATTTGTGGTGAGACGATCTTCATTACCAGTGGATAGCCGATCTTTTTTGCGGCTGCCACTGCCTCGTCTGCAGATTTTACCAGAGCATATGGTGGAACTTTGACCCCGTATGTCTTTAGTATGGATTTGGATGCTTCTTCGGTTATAACTTTGTGACTTGTTTTAATTGTCTCTTCAAATATTTTTTGAGTTGAGCTCATAATGTGATCGAACACTGCCTAGCTTGATATATTAAACTTTGGTCAGTCCTAGCTCCGATCGGAAATTCTTGTAAAACAATTCCATGTTTTTTTCAATTTTGGGCATTTCGGATTCAATATCTGAGAGAATTTTGTTCGGGTCAATGTATGGAAGATTGATGTTTTCCGTAGTGTTCTCAAGCCAGGACCGTACAATGTTCCTGTCTACCTCAAGGTGGAACTGTACACCGACTGCGCTCCCATATCGAAACGCCTGATTATACAGATCAGAATACGCAAGGCGCTCGGCTCCATCTGGAATATCAAATGTATCACCATGCCAATGAAACACGGTGAATGGGCTGCTTATTCCCTCAAAAAGATGCGATTTTGATTTGGGCTCTACGATAAGATCATGGTAGAAGCCGATTTCCTTTTTTGGTCCTGGATACACTCTAGCACCAAGAGCTTTTGCAATAAGTTGTGAGCCAAGGCATATACCAAGCACCGGCACGCCTGCACGCACTGATTCCTGTATGAGTACAATCTCATTCTGCAAGTATTTCAGATCATCATTTGCGCTTTCTGGAGCGCCCAGAACTAGTACCATCGCATGATTAAGCTTAGGAATTTTTTCTTTTTTAGCAAATATGGTTTGAATCTTGAATCCGTCTGCCTTTAAGAGATCTCCTATTGTTCCAGGACCTTCAAGACGAGCGTTTTGTATTACAAGTACGTCTGACATTATACATCACATTTTGTTTTTTGATTCATCATATGAGAGAACTCTTCTCCGGAATACTGTTTTGAGAATGAGATAGGAATGAATCCTATTATAGATGACTCTATTGTTTCCTCAACACTCATTTTCCTAGAATCAATTCTTGTGACATCTGTTCCACCAATTTCCGTGTCAAGAAATGAAAAGAACATTTCAGATATCCGTTTGTCTTCCGTCGAGAATTTGGCGCTCATTACAGATGTAGAATGTGGTAAGATGTTTGCGCCTCCAGTTTGCAGCGCTCCAAGATTTTCACCATCATATGTCATCTTAAATGAATAAGATTTTAGATTTGCAGGCAGATCAGAGCTGTTACAGGCACTTATTCTTCCTCCAAACATTGTGGATAAATAGTCAAAGCTGCCCTGATCGTTCCATCTGAACTGAAGATTGCTTGCCGAGTATGCTCCTGCTGCAGAATATGCTACCGTTGCAACAATTACCGCTATTGCCGTAACAACTGCCAGAGCGTGTATGTTTGCCATGAACTAGGTACAAAAAAGGTCAATTTTTAGCTATAATAAAATGAAAAAGAGGAGTTTATGGCCAAAGGCCTTTAGCTTTGAATGCTTCAACAACCCGGTTTACTGCTAACACCATTGCGGCGCGCCTCATATCGATTTTGTATTTTCTTGACAAGGCAAGTGTGTCCTTGAATCCTCGCGTTATGTGATCTTCCATCTTTTTTGCAACCTCATCGAACGTCCAATAGTATCCCATGTTGTTCTGTACCCATTCAAGATATGAGATACAAACACCGCCAGAGTTTGCAAGTATGTCCGGAAGCACCATAATCTTTTTGCCATAGATAATTGGATCTGCTTCAGGCATAGTTGGGCCGTTTGCAGCTTCAGCAATTATTTTGCATTGGAGTTTTTTTGCAATGTTTGCATTAATCTGGTTTTCAAGAGCTGCAGGAACTAACACATCACATTTTGTGGTTAGCAGTTCCTCAGTTGAAATCTTTTTGCTTCCCGGATAGCCTACAACAGAGCCAGTCTTGTTTTTGTATTCTAATACTTTTTTTGAGTCAAGACCTTTTGGATTAATGATTGCTCCCTTGGAGTCTGAGACTGCGATTATTTTTGCGCCCATCTTCTCAAGGTATTCAGCTGCAAAAGTACCTGCATTGCCATATCCCTGTATGACTATTTTGGCGCCTTTGAGCTTCAATCCGATTGTCTTTGCTGCTTCACGTATGCAGTACGCACATCCAAGACCTGTTGCAACATTTCTTGCAAGCGAACCGCCAAGCGCTATTGGTTTTCCTGTGATTACGCCAGGCTCGTTTTCCATGCCAGAGAGTTTGCTGTACACATCCATGATCTGGGCCATTTCCTTGCCTGTTGTGTATACATCAGGTGCAGGAATGTCCTTTTTTGGACCGATGATTTCAGAAATTGCAAATGCGAATCTTCTTGTCAGTCTCTCCAGCTCATTCTCACTGAGTTTTTCCTTTTTTGGATTGACATAGATTCCGCCCTTGCCTCCGCCCAGAGGAACATCAACTACAGCACACTTCCAGGTCATCCAAGCAGATAATGCTTTGACCTCCTTTTCCATGTACTCTAGTCCTCCTTCCGGATCAAAGAATCTGATACCGCCCTTGTACGGGCCTCGATCATTGTTGTGCTGGCTTCTAAATCCTATGAAGACTCGGATTTTTCCGTTGTCCATCTTTACAGGAAGTTTCACACGCAACACTTTGTTTGGTTCCGCAAGATAGTCTCGTACTCCCTTGTCGATTTTCAATATCGAGCAAGCATCATCAAGTTGTTTTAGAGCATTCTTCCATGGATCTCCCTGAACCAAATTGATCGTGATCTTCTGAAGTCAGATTCTATTTAAGTCTGTTGAGAATGGGTTCATCAAATCTTCCTTGGCCGCTACAAAAGCCATAACAGTACAAATCAAACTATTCATAAACTGGCGAATGTCCTTGTAAGGATTTTATGTTCTTGCTAGTCACCTTATTACGATCTTGAATCTGTATGTCCTTGATCGACGTTTTTCTAAGCTTTTTTGATTTGTTATCTGATTCGTTTTTCTCATAGGTAAATTGATTGAGGATTGAATTATTGTCAATGAAGGTATAGTTGACACTAGACTTGTCCACTATTCTTAGTGTGTTTTTCTTTTTTTGTTGGTCGTTCATTGCGATATTAAACAGAAGATAAAATTGTAAATTCAAGGTCAGAAAAATTCAAAAATACTGCAGATTATGTGATTATCGACACTAGATATTAGCATTCAATTATAAAATTTAAATGTTTTTTGTTGTATCCTGAGTGTAAGGCATTCCCACATACGTGGATTATAGACAATCTGAATTTAATTTTAGTACAGTTCGATTTCTTGTATCATCAAGTAGATTCATGAAGTTTCTTTAATCCGTCGGCCATCATGGAATAGATATTCTCAGCCATGATTTTTGTTTGCTGGTTATTATCTCCAATGAACGTTCCTAAGAAGTCTATGAAATTCATGAGCCGATGTTTCACTCAAGGAAATAGTTCCAGCAGCATCTTTGAATGGCTCTGATGCTTCAATTATGGTATATCCTAGAGAATGTCTTAGGTCATCAACAAAATCCAATCTGTCTGCCAAGTGTTTGGTAGGCTTTAGTCATCATCAATTAGTACCCTAATCGAGTTTGAAAAAGAATACAATTTAGAAGAATTAGAGAAATAACTCTCCGTACATATTACTTTCACGATTTATCCGGTTTGAAGACTTGTGGAATTATTTGAAGAGTATGATAGGACATCTTGTTTTGAAGAAGATCATTTTATGAGATTAGTATAGACTGAGAAGGCGTGAAAAACATATTTTGATTAGAGAAAATAAAAAAGTTTAGGATACGTTTACAGTTCCCTTCATGCCTGTGTGTATGGCACAAAAGTAGTCATATGTTCCAGGCGTATCAAATTTTGCTGTAAACGTTTCTCCTGCTTTTATTAATCCACTATCTATTCTTCCATCAGGTTCAGTTGTTCCTTTTTTGACAGTCGTGACAGTATGCATGTTGCC
This region includes:
- a CDS encoding DUF427 domain-containing protein; its protein translation is MKAIWNGVVLAESEKTIVVEGNHYFPPDSIKPEFFKKSETKTICGWKGVASYYSVQVADRTNKDCAWYYEEPTDAAKQIKNYVAFWNGVKII
- the egtD gene encoding L-histidine N(alpha)-methyltransferase, which codes for MRSKIQNKYTKVQLAPNCFIVKSNTLHSNDFSADIAYGLSRKNKFIHSKYFYDKNGSYLFDKICDLPEYYLTKKEMQILSEINKDLLEHLDGHNMVVELGSGAATKTRHIFETLSLLHQRIEYYPIDISDIVRESSQRLQDEFDNLHITGIVDQYENGLDYIRDISGKKLIVFFGSSIGNFDHAEATEFLKKVNLAMNKGDLFLLGIDLVKNKEILERAYNDSEGITRQFNLNLLCRINDELGGNFDIDSFEHVAIYNLQAKRIEMYLESKAEQQVSIQDIGMTINFRAGERICTEYSYKYTISQIRTMAKKAGFEIKSIWTDKQDYFALALFSKELKK
- the egtB gene encoding ergothioneine biosynthesis protein EgtB; this encodes MLATYSIVDKFKSLRATTLQIVCPLEKDDYTVQTAPYVSPPKWHLGHVSWLFEKILEQIDKDYKIHDVTFSKYLNSYYNKFGEQHDKASRGAVSRPTTEQIQRYYDLITQKIITFLNTVHLDASTEKIIELGIHHEYQHQELLVYDLQHILAEKYNPKIRNRRDDVLSVKQKQIHIEGGIYNLGYSGKEFCYDIELPEHKVYLNEYKIDAFPVTAGQYMEFIESGGYDDHRYWLSDGWNAVRKNGWTAPMYWYKQDGKWHINDFLGSRIVDPSEPVCHVSYYEADAYCKWAQRRLPTEAEWEKAACWNEERQIKTVFPWGDDSPSGNHANLLESYLWGPSKIGSFPQGASHYGCHQMIGDVWEWTSSEFVGYPGFKSGFSEYNDKWFTNQKVLRGGSFATPRDSIRASYRNFFRLDERWLFSGFRCADDV
- a CDS encoding DUF120 domain-containing protein encodes the protein MSELKIQHLITLTELLSKGAKHNFISITTSSLGKNIHKSQQAASKHLLELEEGGLIQRMMSGRKISVKLTKKGYDQIADMYNLIKNSLESSPSEIEIGGILVSGMGEGAYYMSLKGYTKQFKTKIGYVPFPGTLNIKIEKKEHIESLRQVNNMPGKQIDGFSDGKRTYGWVRCYSCTLNGKIPCNLIFLERTHHDLSVAELISEFDIRKKTGLKNGDRITITIPVS
- the dnaG gene encoding DNA primase DnaG, translating into MPQGGIVKYHVKLSFEVDGLVERADIIGAIFGQTEGLLGPEMNLNELQRVSKVGRIEVTTNSTTNTTTGDALIPMSTDVDTASLIAAAIESIDKVGPFDCKFRLTAIEDVRATKKDDIIKRAKEIKQQWATKTISEGETMLKDIHAGTSVSGKLTTYGRGKLPCGAGVFDSPWIILVEGRADVINLLRAGIDNALAIDGARIDESIKDLCDTKEKVVAFLDGDRAGGFILKELKSVVDIDVIHRAPEGVEVEELTPQQITDILKNTIEEMNNPKPKPSLSDPNDKPMAEIAEKTFSQVNETLEAIGLDANKKEVFKVPISELVSKLSVQSGIKYLILDGIVTQRLVDGAKQAGIECIIGHRIANLTNKDGISLKTFTELGVA
- the erpA gene encoding iron-sulfur cluster insertion protein ErpA, which produces MATEQTQKLITVTPKAAEMILSFMKEEAEKPEYLRVYVQGGGCSGLSYGMGFETKPEEDDTIIEEAGVKLLVDSYSQEHLKGANIDYIESLMGSGFKINNPNVTKSCSCGHSFSTE
- a CDS encoding enoyl-CoA hydratase/isomerase family protein → MALVTTSKSNGVATVKINRPDKLNAMNMDVAREIISVFKELDQDAETKVIILTGEGDKAFSAGADIEYMSKITPDQSVEYAKLGQLLTATVEEVSKPTIAAVNGFALGGGCELAMSCDIRIAADTAKLGQPEVTIGIPPGWGGTQRLMRIVGIAKAKELVYTGKMIKADEAKEIGLVNSIVPLASLMEEANKLAQQIAANSVLGVKMSKVAINRGRNADLETGLGVELLAWRNCFTDPDREARMTAFVNKSKK
- a CDS encoding 3-hydroxypropionate--CoA ligase produces the protein MSSTQKIFEETIKTSHKVITEEASKSILKTYGVKVPPYALVKSADEAVAAAKKIGYPLVMKIVSPQILHKTDVGGVKVGLDNDADVKKTFNDMYGRLSKKKGVEVKGVLLEKMVPKGIELIVGLQVDPQFGPVMMVGLGGVMTEVFKDVAFRMLPITTADAKSMLNELKSSKIFKGFRGSEPVDMNMLAKALVQIGKLGVDNAKYINSIDFNPVVVYPKSYFVVDAKIILAKEINKNAISKAKPDDSFMETFFTPQSVALVGASATPGKVGNSVLDSLAKHDYKGKVYPINPKAEEILGLKCYPSLEAINDKIDLVVVCVDLSVTPPVLEACAKKGVHNVVIVSGGGKELGGERADYESQIKSLALKHKIRIIGPNCIGMFNAANRLDCAFQGQERMVRAKLGNVALLSQSGTMGISFLETADSFGLSKMVSYGNRSDVDEADMIWYLANDPQTKVIALYVEGFGDGRKFINTAKRVMKEKKKPVVIWKSGRTEAGAKQAASHTGSLGGSNAIIMGAFKQAGIISVDSYQELAAVTKALAWQPPAKGNRAAMCSNGAGPMIGGIDHFERLGLELGKVTPKTLKELKEHFPPTYVIGKGNPVDVTGGANADDYRYTIQKFMDDPNIDIVMPWFVFQDDPLEETIIDYLGEFSRQRKKPILVGGNGGPYTQKVSALIEKQGVPVYDDIRNWVAAAAALAQWGKNS
- a CDS encoding type 1 glutamine amidotransferase; its protein translation is MSDVLVIQNARLEGPGTIGDLLKADGFKIQTIFAKKEKIPKLNHAMVLVLGAPESANDDLKYLQNEIVLIQESVRAGVPVLGICLGSQLIAKALGARVYPGPKKEIGFYHDLIVEPKSKSHLFEGISSPFTVFHWHGDTFDIPDGAERLAYSDLYNQAFRYGSAVGVQFHLEVDRNIVRSWLENTTENINLPYIDPNKILSDIESEMPKIEKNMELFYKNFRSELGLTKV
- a CDS encoding Glu/Leu/Phe/Val family dehydrogenase codes for the protein MVQGDPWKNALKQLDDACSILKIDKGVRDYLAEPNKVLRVKLPVKMDNGKIRVFIGFRSQHNNDRGPYKGGIRFFDPEGGLEYMEKEVKALSAWMTWKCAVVDVPLGGGKGGIYVNPKKEKLSENELERLTRRFAFAISEIIGPKKDIPAPDVYTTGKEMAQIMDVYSKLSGMENEPGVITGKPIALGGSLARNVATGLGCAYCIREAAKTIGLKLKGAKIVIQGYGNAGTFAAEYLEKMGAKIIAVSDSKGAIINPKGLDSKKVLEYKNKTGSVVGYPGSKKISTEELLTTKCDVLVPAALENQINANIAKKLQCKIIAEAANGPTMPEADPIIYGKKIMVLPDILANSGGVCISYLEWVQNNMGYYWTFDEVAKKMEDHITRGFKDTLALSRKYKIDMRRAAMVLAVNRVVEAFKAKGLWP